The genomic stretch TACAAGTCAGCCCAGTACTAGCAGTGTAGAAAATGTTCTGTGTTATTCGGGACAATTAtacctttgaaattgattttaaaatacaCCACACTGCACTATGTTTCTGTTAGAGTAAAAGTAAAGCCCTTCTAAACACTACTCAGCGCTTTAGCTgttcaacaataaaaaaacagtGAGTAAAAACACGAGCAGTATAAGTGGAGAGCATTTTCAGAGTGGAACCTTTTAGAGAGATAatgttaaataaaattattcaaaacgGCTCAATGCTAACAATTATCCGTAATTATAGTTCAGGCTGTTGATGCTGAAATTGAATTTTAGAGGATGCTAGTGAATAATCAGATGAATTATTAGAGCACTCGTGTTGTATTAATCCGGAATAAAGCGAGGAACTAATAGTTAGTGGTTTACATAACTTTTTCACAacactgatgatgatgatgaacatCCAGTTGGTAATTTGTTAAATAATCAGTTGCTGACTAAAAAATCGGTAGTtgtgagttggtcgtttttgcCGTTTTCagcaatttaattttcaatttgaaactgTTTTCGAATCGTTTTTAACTAGTGTTAGTatgttttgaagaaaatattattatcgttgttggtatttttttctgacCTACAGAAACGACTCTCAGTTTTCAAGGTTCTCTTAATAAAGTAAGAGAGTTTTTTTATCTTTCCCACCCGTTTCAATGTTTCAACTGCgtgaaggtttgattgcgaacgTTCTAAATTTTTATTCATGCTCCTTTCTGGTAATTACGGAGTTTTTCCACAATTGATTTGGATCCCAATATTTTGACAAACCGAAACGAGCGGTGTCTTAATGACACCTTTTTGTCTAAAAATGGGCCAATTACTTTTGAAAACATTGCCATAACTCAAAGAAGAAAGAAAACATTATATTTCCCAAAATGGTGTGAGAGACATCATCCATCATCGAATACGTCCAAATCCTCCCATTTTTCAATGTATCCCGAAGCCTCCTGCCTAACACCGATACGTTAAAGTACCGACGACTTGCTTGCGTAACCAAATAATCTTAACGAAATCACCTAGAATGGTGACCTAAAAACCAAATAAATCCAAACAAAATGTAGTTAGAGCTAAGAAAGGGAAGAATTATGACTGACTGTATCTGTAGATCAGATGGGAAAAATTGATTATAGTTTGGGTACCAATCTCGCACTAACACACCGAAACCGAGTGGGGGTCTGGTTTTTGGGATGATGATTTATCGAACCGACCGACCGAACGACCGAGCGGTGGGACCATCCGGTGCAAATTTACGGCCTCGCTGGTTGGGTCGTCCTGGTGATAAAACATGATGCCTTCGGCGTCCGGTCTATGCGATAGAGCATGTTTTTCGAAGACTTTCTGGGGAGGCTCGTAAGCTAATCTAAATGGGCCATGGCTGCTTGGGGGCAAATTTATCTGTGTACAGTTGGTGACTAGAAGAATGATGACGGGTTTTTGCTTTGTTCTATTTATTCCTACAGCATCGAGACACGCAGGAAACGCTGGCGGTTCTAGAGCGACTGGATCTGGACACCGAGAAACCCACGGAGGAAGAGTTGGCACGCAAATTTGGTTACGAGGACGATTATTACAAGGGAACGGTCTCATGGTGGCAGCACATGAAGCCCCAAATATGGTCACTGTTCGATGAGCCGTACAGTTCAAACGCTGCCAAAGTATGTTTTGCTATAGTTCGATTTGTTTGTGCTTTGATTAAAAtagttttgttttcgtttctaGATAATCGGTGTGATATCTGTGTTCTTCATTTGCGTGTCTATTCTGTCCTTTTGCTTGAAAACCCACCCGGATATGCGCGTTCCGGTGATACGAAACCACACCGTCAAAACGGCCAACGGCAGCACGGCTTGGGTGCTGGATAAATCACACACCAATGCACACGTGGCATTTTTCTACATAGAATGTGTTTGCAATGCCTGGTTTACATTGGAAATTTTGGTAAGTACAAGCGGTTAAGGGTAGTGATTTTCAATTAAGTTTTAAACTGTGCTTCTCAGGTGCGCTTCATCTCATCTCCGCACAAGTGCGAATTTATCACCTCATCTGTAAATATAATCGACTACATCGCAACGCTGAGCTTCTTTGTGGATCTGATACTACAGCGTTTTGCGTCCCACCTGGAGAACGCTGACATTTTAGAGTTCTTCTCAATCATTCGCATCATGAGACTGTTTAAGCTGACCCGGCATTCGTCAGGATTGAAAATCCTGGTGCAGACATTTCGGGCCTCAGCCAAAGAGTTAACCCTGCTGGTCTTCTTCCTAGTGCTCGGGATCGTGATATTCGCCAGCTTGGTTTACTACGCGGAACGAATCCAGACGAATCCGCACAACGATTTCAACAGCATCCCTTTAGGGCTGTGGTGGGCACTGGTAACGATGACAACGGTCGGCTACGGTGATATGGCACCTAAAACCTATATCGGCATGTTCGTGGGGGCGCTCTGTGCCCTGGGTGGCGTACTGACGATTGCCTTGCCGGTGCCCGTCATTGTGA from Wyeomyia smithii strain HCP4-BCI-WySm-NY-G18 chromosome 3, ASM2978416v1, whole genome shotgun sequence encodes the following:
- the LOC129732918 gene encoding potassium voltage-gated channel protein Shaw-like isoform X2 — its product is MTMNINMDSDHRVVLNVGGIRHETYKATLKKIPATRLSRLTEALANYDPILNEYFFDRHPGVFAQVLNYYRTGKLHYPTDVCGPLFEEELEFWGLDSNQVEPCCWMTYTQHRDTQETLAVLERLDLDTEKPTEEELARKFGYEDDYYKGTVSWWQHMKPQIWSLFDEPYSSNAAKIIGVISVFFICVSILSFCLKTHPDMRVPVIRNHTVKTANGSTAWVLDKSHTNAHVAFFYIECVCNAWFTLEILVRFISSPHKCEFITSSVNIIDYIATLSFFVDLILQRFASHLENADILEFFSIIRIMRLFKLTRHSSGLKILVQTFRASAKELTLLVFFLVLGIVIFASLVYYAERIQTNPHNDFNSIPLGLWWALVTMTTVGYGDMAPKTYIGMFVGALCALGGVLTIALPVPVIVSNFTMYYSHTQARAKLPKKRRRVLPVEQLRAPRVAGPIGASIVAMCPRNVGLHSNPALAMCKPTFEVRPPTISSNSGNVSVGQQVLIPRDAAVKLNLNINSSSNNNNNNNNNSSTTNNNHTVSVNGNATGNSVSAATGNANNTK
- the LOC129732918 gene encoding potassium voltage-gated channel protein Shaw-like isoform X1; the encoded protein is MTMNINMDSDHRVVLNVGGIRHETYKATLKKIPATRLSRLTEALANYDPILNEYFFDRHPGVFAQVLNYYRTGKLHYPTDVCGPLFEEELEFWGLDSNQVEPCCWMTYTQHRDTQETLAVLERLDLDTEKPTEEELARKFGYEDDYYKGTVSWWQHMKPQIWSLFDEPYSSNAAKIIGVISVFFICVSILSFCLKTHPDMRVPVIRNHTVKTANGSTAWVLDKSHTNAHVAFFYIECVCNAWFTLEILVRFISSPHKCEFITSSVNIIDYIATLSFFVDLILQRFASHLENADILEFFSIIRIMRLFKLTRHSSGLKILVQTFRASAKELTLLVFFLVLGIVIFASLVYYAERIQTNPHNDFNSIPLGLWWALVTMTTVGYGDMAPKTYIGMFVGALCALGGVLTIALPVPVIVSNFTMYYSHTQARAKLPKKRRRVLPVEQLRAPRVAGPTKAMGMPGSGPMARRMNQPKTKDIGPKIGPIGASIVAMCPRNVGLHSNPALAMCKPTFEVRPPTISSNSGNVSVGQQVLIPRDAAVKLNLNINSSSNNNNNNNNNSSTTNNNHTVSVNGNATGNSVSAATGNANNTK